ATCTGCACGTTCGCTTTGAGACAGTTCATTGGTATTGGTATTCAGAACTGCGCAGTAGAAAATTTGCGATAAGTACAAAACTCCAACATGATACTTTTCAGGCTTCGAATGACGATGATTAAATATTCATTCGAGAAAATTTTGTGCTCGGGCGTGTAAAAgccatgactttttttttatggGCAACTTCTTAGTGTCATAAGCTTTCTGACGAAGGGCACTAGAGGTATATGAACTGGAAATGACAGGGAGGTATACCGATGACATACCACTTTGGCTGCGGTGTACTATAGACCAATTCTATGTTTCTAAATAGGGGTATACATGAATCCGAATGTGAGCAGACAATATGGAGCGTTTCGTAACAGCTCAGATCCTACGACACTCAACGAGCTACAGGATAGGCTTAGCCGCTCTGAATGAGGGGCGTTTTACGGAGGTGAAGCCAGCTTGCCAATACATGTAAGGCCACAAAAGGGGAACAGCAATTTTAAAAGGTGATAACATTTTACGAGTGTTTGTTGCCAGCGGGAATGCCCCTTTGAGGCGGcattgcaataataataataataataataataataataataataataataataataataataataataataataataataataataataataataataataataataattgttgtggtttCGCGCCCTGAAAATCCTCATATGACTTCTAGAGACGCCGAAAGATTCGGGAACTTCGAGCATTTGGGATTGTATAACGAGctcctaaatataagcacactgACCTCGAGCCTTAATAGCTTTCACCGAAAATgccaccgtggccgggattccataccgtgacctgcgggtgagacCGAATGGCATGCACGTTTGCTATTTTGCGTAACTTCCCTTTGTATTGTCTGTTCTTCATTCTTCTCCTGCCCCGAGAGTGTAGACCTAATGAAAGTTTGTAAAGAGGGGTGGGCGCCGTCGACATATATACTGATGTGCTTGTCACGGCGCGTATAGGTCACGGCGCCGTGACCTATACGCGCCGTGACCTATACGCGCCGTGACGTATAGGTATACGTCACGGCGAGTATAGGTGCCGCCCcgcccaaagctcgccaccacCGTCTATGATCACACGACAACTGGCATGTGATGACAGTGAGGCATCCCCGAAGCGCTGTGCTAtaggaggcagctttgcagctgctgtgccagttgtcactGGATCACAGACGGCGGTGACGAGCTTTGGACTGGGCTATAGCCTATGCTCGccgcgacgtcgctacaagcgcttCAGTATATCGACGGCACTTGTAATAGGAATATATAGGTATTAACCAATGCGGTTCCCACCCACACACTATATACGGCTATTCGCGACGGGCGAGTACTGATGACAAGTAGAGTCGTTAAGTGAATAAGGGTTGAGAGAATACAACTGGACGCCTTTTTTTCTAAATTTCAAATCCATCTCTTAAGCATTGTAATTAGCGGTATCAAAATACACATGAAAAGTTTGCCTCGTGTGTCAAGTTTAACAATGAACGGTTGTAAGGTCCGTGAAACCAGCCGTCGAGGTCGGGTGACTGGCCAGGCCTGAGGCCTGTTGAACGGAGGTCTGCTCAACAGCCGCGAATGAGAACTCAATAGATCCTGTAGAAATGTGAACAATTGTCCCGTATGCATAAATCGTTCTTGATAGCCTGATGCTCAAGTATACGCTGCTGATCAGTCGGGCGTGACACTTCTGCGGCACTGTCGTAGCCGACAATTCGGCACCGAGTTTATCGAAGGAGAACGTCGTGTTCGTTCCTGTGTGCGGGGAGGAGAGTGTGCCTTATTGGTCAACTTTGCTCTTGTAAACCGTGATTAGGGACAAACTGGAGAGGCTGTAACGGTATGCCTTCAAACCGGAGATAAGTTTCGAAGTTTGCGGCTGTTTGGGGACGCAGTTGATCGCACCATGTAGAGACGAAATTTCTGCTAGTGCGTTTTACGACGACCTTTGTTTTGTCGTATACAGACGCAATCAGGTAACGTGAATTAGCGCACGTGCCTTGCTAGCTCCAAGTAGGTGCAGACTCAATTCCTGAGGCAGCTCGATGCATGTTTTGCCTGTGAAATGTATACTGTTGTATACTTGCTGAAAATCAGTGTGTGATGTACAGATATTCCGGGATAAGCAGCTTTACCCGAATTTAGGCAGATGTCGCTGCATATGTGATAACTGCTGACTTCTCTCTAATATGTTATTAGAAATGAGCACCAAATGAGGATAAAGTTGAAAGCCATGTTGATAAAGAACTATATTGCAAGGAAAGCAGAATCATGTTATGTAAACTTGCCAGCAATATACTAAAGCGTGAAGCAATGTTTTATAGTGCAGTGTGCACTGCAGACTGCATTGCGGAAGAAAAGCGGTGTATTCTACAGACAATACAGGAAGCCGAATGTTACGTTGAAAGAAATTATTCAATAAAGAAGTCTCACTGTGCATGTGCAGAGTTTATTTTGCattttatgtggggtttaacgtccccaaaccaccatatcattatgagagacgccgtggtggagagctccggaaaatttgaccacctggggttctttaacgtgcatctaaatctgagcacacgggcctacatcacgTGCAGTGTTTGTTGAAGCTCAACAGGTGTGTATTATGCTTCAGTCTCAGTTAAAGGTTTCTTTGCTTACATGAGCGGTAGCAAAATACTCCTATCTGATGCTTCGCCATGAATCGATTCATGCTTAACAATTAAGTCTGTTCAATAAATCTCTCCAGCTTATATGTCATTCGAAAATCAGTGACTATAGATGTCACAATTCTTTGACTTACGATGAACATCAAGCTATCCGATACAAAAAGCAACTTGTCTTCTTGAAGGTACAGTCGGTCAAATCCTTAGCTATTGTGCAAGAGTGGCagtttttagggccgaagctccttagggtgtgggtcgctCCCTCCTCCGTCAGTATAGTACATAGTATGTATAAAGCTCTGGTTTATGAATTGCACACTAGATGGCGTTGTTTGTCTATATGTAAAATTGCATATAAGATAACTAGATGGTGGTAGGGTATTGTTATAGTTGATGattaaagtgggggggggggggtgttcggACGGATGTACGAATGGACTGACCGACAGATGTTGGTCTGTAGGTCGGTAGGTCCacctgtctggctgtctgtctttctgtctgtctgtccggacGGACAGAAGGACACTTTTCGTTACTGTCATTAACTCCATCGATTTTgtaatgtaattttttttctgcgtatCTTTGCCATACGACTGAATAGTGTTTCAGTTGAATTAAGGACAAGTGTATGCCCAAAAAGCACTTGTTCACAAAGCAATTTTTGTAATTTAGTTTCATAATATGGGGCTGCCAGACAAAAAAGTGGTCGCTGCAAACAATAGCTAAAGCTTTGTCCGACTGTACATGGTAAAAGGCCAGGGAACGTTCTAatactgtagaaaaaaaaagcttgctatTGTTTCGCCGGCATAATCAGCCTTAGGAATTATACCAAGAGCGTGTGCTAAGTTCACTTCGCTTGTTGCAAAGCATGCCAATAAATCACTGACCTAATAAAAGTACGAATCTGCCGTCGATATATAAGTTAGAACTATTCATATCGTGTCTAATGaagaaaacgagtatgcgcaaaAAAATAACGCTGTGCAGAAATTTCCCAGctggcctccactgctgggctatAAATATTGTACATAGTATTGACTCGTTATGTTGTATTTATTACGTATCGCAGTGTTTTAATAATCAAGAGCTtctaaatttacacttctttcctccgCTAATATATAGATATTTTTCGATGAAACGACCAGCCTCCTTTTGTTTCACCAAAATAAGTTGATTCACTTTGCTAGGTAATTTACTGAACCAATAAGATTAGTACACGACCAGCCTCTTTGCGCAGGGCATTCGTGCTCACCATAAACGCAAATATGAACTCCATTTAAGAAAAGGTAccatgtaagaaaatgaaaaaaaaagaatataaaacgGGTTGCGATGTTGAAAAGGAGCGCATTGCATCTCGGAGCCAGCTCGCCTCTCTTCGGCGCATCCTGGGAAAGGGCACAGTGCGCGCTTTCGACGAGCACGTGCGCGCGTTTGGCGACGATGAGGGAAAGCGAGCAAGCGGCGGCAGGCGGAGAGTTTCATAGCGCGAGGGAAACGGGGAGGAAGGGGAAGGGACGGAGGGAGTCGGGCGGTGCGGCGGCGGATGCACGAAACGAAGGCCGGCAGGCGCTCCCGTTGCGAGACGGGCTTGCACGGCGGCGCTGTTTTTCTCGGCGCTTTCTCGGTGGCGGGCCGGCCTCTTCGCCGCCTCTCTTCCCTCGCGAGGGCATCTTCTCTCCTCCCTACTTTTCTTGCGCTTCGCGCGCGTGGCGGGATCGTAACCCCACGCCCCCTTTCTCCCTAAAGATGGGGGAGCCGCGGCAGTGGAACGGCAAACGTGGCGCGATCTCTGAAGCCGGTGCGTGCTAGCAAGCGCGCCGGAGGATGCAGCAGTCTCAGCCGTCGGTGGTACCCGCGGCGGTGAAAGGATCTCCGCCTCTGCAGTCTTCGTCAATGCCAGCCGCTTCAGTGACGGCGCACAAGCCTTCCCGTTTCTCGCTGTACAGCATCGAGAGGCTGCTCGCCGGAGCGGCGGCACATGCGGCCACCACGCCGTCGTCCGTGGCCTCTTCCGTGCTGGACTTCAGCATCGCTCAGCACCCGTCGGCTCGGATAGGTGCGTGAACATGCACACTGACCTTCGCAACTCTCTTATCACCTTTGTATGGTCTTTTCGATCCCTACGCACTAATATTCGAGACCTTATGCATTGTCACCCCTAATGATGAGCCAAATTGTTGCTAGATTTGCGTACAGTGCGCTGCTTCAAAATCTTCCCACGTTTCCTTCCCTGACCGTTAACGAAGTTATTTCTGCGGGTCTCAGCCTCTGTCGTCACTAATATTTGAGACCTTATCTATTGTCACCCTTAACGATGAGCCAAATTGTCGCTAGATTTGCATACAGTGCACTGCTTCAAAATCTTCCCACGTTTCCTTCCCTGAC
Above is a window of Rhipicephalus microplus isolate Deutch F79 chromosome 1, USDA_Rmic, whole genome shotgun sequence DNA encoding:
- the LOC142767321 gene encoding uncharacterized protein LOC142767321 produces the protein MEAGLCFLLGKYNNNNNNNNNNNNNNDNNNNNNNNNNNNNNMFVASGNAPLRRHCNNNNNNNNNNNNNNNNNNNNNNNNNNNNNNNNNNCCGFAP